CCACCAAGAATACCAAGGGGCGGGCAATACGGTTAGGGCCACATCGACTCCTTGCTCATTCCATATACCATCATTATTTGACGCTTTGACTCGAAATAAATATTGGCCGGCAGGCAGGTTAGTATATGTTGCTTTTCGAATATCGCCGGCCTCGATCCAGTTATTATCGAAACCCTCAAGTTTATATAGGTAACGGTTGTTACTTGGCGAAGCAAAGTCCAAACCAGCAAACTCAAAAGCAATCAAATAATCTTTGTGGGATATTTGTATATTACTGTGGTCATTGCCTGAGGCGTCGATACTAAAGACTTCATTTAGCTTCTGAAACTTAGTTAACACCACAGGTGGAATGTGTTTATTTGGTGAAATTTTTTCTGGAAAGAACGAAGTCACTCCATTAGTTCCGCCAAAATATAATTTACCATCAGCAGATTGATAGTAAGCACCGGCGTTAAATTCGTTGCCTTGTAAGCCATGAGAACTATCAAAATTTAATAGTTCTTTAGTCTCAGGGTCAAGTTTAGTTAAGCCTCGGTTAGTGCTTAACCAGAGCAAGCCACTTGAGTCTTCCAAAATACCAAACACATTACTACTGGGTAGACCTTCATAGCGAGATATGCGCTCAAATTGAAAATTACCCACCTTGCGATTTTCGGCGGACAACTTGACCACGCCCCCGCCACGAGTCCCGATCCAAATATTGTCCTTTGAATCCTCAAAAATAGACCAGATTTCATTACTGCCGAGTTCATTGGGCGAGCCTTGATCCGATTTAATTCGCATCGCAGTAGCAGTAGTGGGATTGAAGATATTTAATCCTCCTCCCCAGGTTCCTACCCAAATTAATCCATTTCTAGCCCGAAGCACGGAAAGAACTCTATTGGTGCTAAGGGTTTGTAAGTTAGTTTTGTCATGTTTATAGCGGGTAAAGGTTTGGGTTTGTATATCGAACAAGTTTAAGCCACCACCGAAGGTACCCACCCACAACTTATTATTTCCAGCAGGCTCAATGGCGGTTACCCCTGGCGCACCCAAAGTTTGAGGATTTAACTTATCGCTTTCATAATGGGTAAAACGCATTGTTTTCGTGTTTAATTTGCTCATGCCCTTGTCTTGGTAACCAATATAGAGTTCATCACCATTATCAGAGTATAGTGCCATCACCTTGTCGCTCAGCAGCGAATTTAGGTTATCGGGTTGGTGATTCAAGTGAACAATGTTACCACTTTCGACATCCAGTAAATCTAATCCGCTCAATGAACCTATCCATAGTTTCCCAGCTGCGCCATCATGAAAGGTATTGATATAACTCCCAGCTAAGCTTTTATCTTTGTCCGCTCCTACCCTGATATGATCGAAATTGGATGTTGCTGTATTCCACTTATTCAGTCCTTTTATACTGCCGACCCAAAAAACATTACCGCGGTCTTGGTACAAATAATTCAATTGATTATCGGACAGACTATAGGGATTTTGCTTCTCGTTTTTAATATGTAGGAAGCTTTCTCGATCCGGTTGCATTCGATACAGACCATTATCAGTTGCCAACCAGACCTTGTTGGCTTTATCTTGGTACACATGGGAAACAGTTTCTTTTTCAAGTATGGCAGGGCTCCAAACGTCGAATTCGGTTTGTTCAGCATTAGGTGGCGTGATCACCTTAACACCTATGCCCAGACCACCAATCCAGAGACGTTGCTGACTATCAACAAG
Above is a window of Aliiglaciecola sp. LCG003 DNA encoding:
- a CDS encoding ligand-binding sensor domain-containing diguanylate cyclase, translated to MFKNIFVVFWIALGLTSATNVLADNQNIRFQRIALEQGLSQENVSTAFQDSEGFMWFGTQEGLNRYDGYQFKVFTYSSRNKESLSSDWIYHIVEPQKNKLWVGTRGGINVFDKASQTFKSYRHDPEQPGTVSNDIVRFLFVSSTNVIWIGTDGGLNRYNPLTDDFTYVPLSDNTIEAILSITEDASGNLWVASSNSGVVKINPDTLEVLIDGGTLDTLTGTSLSAAKTLLVDSQQRLWIGGLGIGVKVITPPNAEQTEFDVWSPAILEKETVSHVYQDKANKVWLATDNGLYRMQPDRESFLHIKNEKQNPYSLSDNQLNYLYQDRGNVFWVGSIKGLNKWNTATSNFDHIRVGADKDKSLAGSYINTFHDGAAGKLWIGSLSGLDLLDVESGNIVHLNHQPDNLNSLLSDKVMALYSDNGDELYIGYQDKGMSKLNTKTMRFTHYESDKLNPQTLGAPGVTAIEPAGNNKLWVGTFGGGLNLFDIQTQTFTRYKHDKTNLQTLSTNRVLSVLRARNGLIWVGTWGGGLNIFNPTTATAMRIKSDQGSPNELGSNEIWSIFEDSKDNIWIGTRGGGVVKLSAENRKVGNFQFERISRYEGLPSSNVFGILEDSSGLLWLSTNRGLTKLDPETKELLNFDSSHGLQGNEFNAGAYYQSADGKLYFGGTNGVTSFFPEKISPNKHIPPVVLTKFQKLNEVFSIDASGNDHSNIQISHKDYLIAFEFAGLDFASPSNNRYLYKLEGFDNNWIEAGDIRKATYTNLPAGQYLFRVKASNNDGIWNEQGVDVALTVLPAPWYSWWAYTIYAGFALGLLYWIYRSYLNKLEKEANYRQELELEVKSRTVELREANEQLLNASVTDQLTGLHNRRYLNNIIEQQCASVFREFEENLVTGRCTADSGPRLFFLMFDLDGFKPINDTYGHDAGDKVICQVSDLLKLVCRKSDTVIRWGGDEFLIMGRVEEVSEIELLAERLRSKISGFGFDINLKQKMHLSCSIGYSMYPFSHHYPDSLSWEQVHLLADNALYKSKEGGRNQWTGILQSAEMPPVSIMNTLTQNIDNVIDEGYVRVKQVLQDGTAKVMDIQTSRR